The sequence GCCGCCAGAGCCGCGCTGACGCTCGTGACGGGAAGCGGAGCCGCAGGCTCGGGCGCCGCCGCAGCGGGCGCGGATGCCGTTGAAAAAAGCTGGTAGATCACGATCGAGCCGATGAGCATCGTGACGACGGCTCCGGCAGCAATCGCCACGATAGACTTGTTGCGACCAGCCGCGGACGGTGGGCCGGCGTTCGTGAGGCCACTGCCGATGGGCGTTGGAAGCGACGGCAGAGGCGTGTTGCTGAATCCAGGCGGCACGGATTGCATTGGAGGGCGGTATGGTGCGACAACCCCAATGCCGGACGAAAACCGGGCGCCTGGCCCCGTTCGGCTCGCGGACGCCAAGTCTGCGTGAAACGGCACACCAAGCGCCTGCGCAAGGTCGACGACGGCGGCGCTCGCAACCTGGTAACGATTCGCTGGGTTTGCTGCGGTTGCACGGAAAAACCACGCATCAAAGGCCGGCGGGAGCATCACGCCATGTCGTGCAGCACGCGCAACCGCACTTTCCTGCGGTCCTCGCGACGCGTGGAGCGCAAAAGCGACGGCCGCCCCCGCCATCCGAGACTCCTCGAACCAATAGGATTTGCCCACGAGCATCGTGTACGCGATGAGGCCAAGCGCAAAAACATCCGTTGCAGGCGAGATGTTGTTCGTCATCAAAAACTGCTCGGGCGCCATGTAGAGCGGCGTTCCGAGCGATTCCCGCGTCTGCCCATTCATCGTGCCGTCGGCGACGATCTTGGCGATGCCGAAATCGAGCACCTTCACACGCGGCAGCCCGTGCTCGCGCTCGGTCAAGTACAAGTTGTCGGGCTTGAGATCGCGGTGCACGATGCGGGCTTGGTGTGTTTTGTCGAGCGCCAAGGACGCCTCGAACAAGCACCTGACAGCTTCTTCCGGTGGCAGGGGTCCTGTGCGCCGGATGCGTTCACGGATGTCTTCGCCGCGAAGCAGTTCCATCACGAGAAACGGCATCTCGGTGGCGGCATCGATGCCGGCGTCGAACACGTCGACGATGTATTCGCTCTCGATTTCGGCGGCGACGCGCGCTTCTTGGCGAAAGCGAGCGCGCAGCTCTTCGCTTTGCACGAGGTTCGCGTGCAGGACTTTCAGCGCGCGGCGTCGGTTTGTCTCGAGATGAACGACTTCGTAGACGGAGCCCATGCCGCCTGACGCAATACGCCGCTCGATGCGGTATCGCCCCGCAAAGACCGCACCAGGTGACAAGTCAGACGACAATACCCGCCTCCCTCAAGCGAAGATGCGCACCGATCGAGCGTTCGACGGTTTCTCCCGACGAACGCTCGGAGGATGCCCCGAGTAGACCGGGGATTGCCAATGTTGTCAACTGTCTCGTGTAAGTCACCGTTTACTGTCAGGATTTCGCTCAAGTGTTCCAGCGCGCCGTATGCAGCGGCGTGCGGACGTCACCAGATCTGCGTGGCTTCGGTCATGTTGATGTACACGACGGGGCCTTCCAACTTCGATGCGAGGAATTGATCGGCGTGCGAGAAGAAGAGGTCGAGCCGCTTGAATTCGTCGGGTGAATAATATTGTGTCGTGGCGGGATGCAATCCCGTCGATACTTGCGTCGGCGCTTCTAGCGCTCCGATGTCCCAATTCCAATTGGCGTCGAATATCGCCTGCATTTCTTGGACGGACCAATAATCGACCATGCACCCATTGTCAGGAACTTCGAGCAGCCCGATTTCTTTGCCGGAACCACCAGCCACGATGCTGTCTTCGGTCGGCCAATAAGGTTGACTCGTCGGACCAATCGACGCCCATTGCATCTTGTTGAAGTCGTAAATATCGTAGCCAATCCACTCGTCCATCAATACCCAATTGTTGGCGGACGAATCGACGACGAAGCCCGTATCGACGAGCGCCTGTGCGACGTGCGTTTCGAGCGTCCACGCGCCCGCGCGAAACGACGTGGGCTTGCCAAAGCCAACCATATTCCAAATTTCATTGGCTTTGCCGAAAAGCGTATTCCATTCTTCTCGCGTGTATGCGCCGAGGCGCACGGAGTATCCCGTGGGATCACCCTGCGGATACGCTACGGATGGCTCGGTCTTGCACGTAACGCCCGCAGCTTCGACGAAATTGCAATAAGGATGAATGTGCAGGCCAATTTCGTCGCCGTACGTGTCGCGCATCGATTTGGCCCACTGCACGATGACGTCGCGACGTGCCTGGGATACGGTCGCGTCGGTGAATGTGTACGGTCCAATGAGATGCGTGATTTTCAGCTCCGGATGGAGCATGTGAAGCTCGGCGTGATGCTCGAGCACTCGGTCGTCGACATCGGAAAAATCCCAATCGGTCGAAATAATGACGTAAAGGGCATGGCCCTTGATGAATTCGGCTTTGAAGAAACCATTTTTGGCGCCGCGCGTCGCGAGCATCAACGAATGCGTACCGATTCCGAGCGGCAAGGCGTCGACTTCGACCTCGAAGTCGGCTCCGTTTTTTTCGAACGGAATGGCATCTCCTTCGTCGAGCCACAAATCCACGGCGGTGGTGCCTGCAGGAGGCGTCACGCGCAAAGAAAAATTTGCCGTTGCCGGCGTGCGGTCATCGCCCGAAAGCAAATACTTCGGAACGCCCGACACGACGAACGCCGCATCGTTTTGCATCGGATCCGCGGGGCGAACGATGGTTTCATCGGGGGGCGTTTTGGTATCGTCTCCGCTGCAAGCAACGGGAGAACAAAAAGCGAGAGCTGCAAGCAACGAAAAAGCAATCGAGTGGCGCATGAAGCAGCCATATCACGATTCGCTACCCGTGGCCAGATCCGAACGTCTTCAGGGCGAGCAAATACCGATGCTGTTGCAATTGATGGTGCCCGTGCATTCGTTGTCGGGATCGGTGCCGGCCAGGATGTTGCTGCACGTGCCCGTCGTCCCGCCCGTCTTCGCCGCCGTACACGCTTGGCACACGCCCGAGCACGCCGAATTGCAGCAAACGCCATCGGCACAGTAGCCGCTGATGCAATCGGATGGTAGCGGCGGACATGTCGATCCATTTTTGAACTTGCATGAGCCAGCGCCATCGCACGCAAGGGATCCAGAACATGTAGGCGGGTCGGTTTGAAGCAATGGAAGGTTCGTGCACGTTCCCACGGAATTCGGGAGGTTGCAGGCCTTGCAAAGGCTCGTACACGACGAATTACAGCACACCCCGTCGACGCAGAATCCGCTCAGACAGTTGGAATTGGCCGAACAAGCTTGCCCGTTCTCCTTGTCGCACTCGCCAGCATTACAGGACACGGTCGATCCGACGCACACGCCATCATCCGTGCCCTTGGGGACGTTCGAGCATGTTCCAAGGCTGCCCGACACATTGCATGATTTGCACGTCGCGGTACACGCGCCATTGCAACAGTAGCCATCGACGCAAAATGTGCTCACGCATTGACTACCCATCGTGCACGCTTTGCCGAGCGATTTTTTGCACGTCCCATTGCCATCGCACGCGTCGTTTCCATTGACGAGGCACGGCGAATTGACCGCAGTTGGCGGATTCGACGGGTTACCTTGTATACTGCACAGATCCTGCGTGCATGCATTGCCATCAACGGGGACGTCGCTTTGAAGCACCGACGTGATGATGTTCCCCATTCCGTCGCATTCGAGTACTTTGCAATCACCCGCCGTTTGCCCCATGGGCAGGTCCGCGCCGGCCGCGGCAAACGAAAAACCGCATTGGTTGTTATTGCACGTTCGCGTCTTGCAAAAATCATCGGTGCCGGCGCATTGGCTCGCCGTGTTGCAGCCGACGCATTTGCCTGTCGCATTGCAAACGAGCCCAACCCCGCAAACCAGATTTTGCGGCTCGTTCGGATTCGACGGCACGCCGTTCGTACAAATGTCCTTCGTGCACGGATTGCCATCGACGGGCAGATCCGTGTTGTCAATGGCACTCGCCGTGCCACCAAAACCATCGCACACGGCGATTCGGCAATCACCCGGCTTCTGGAGTAATTTGCCGGCGACCGTGGAGGTATCCATGTACATGGGCTCGCACTTGTTGTTCACGCAAGTGCGCTTCGTGCATTCGTCCTCGACGATGTTCACGCAATGAGATGGCTCCGTACATTCGACACATGCGCTCACGCCGTCGCATACATTGGTATCCCCAGGCATGCAAGGCGTACCCGCAGCTTGTGCGGGGTTACTGGGTACACCATTCGTACAAACATCGAGTGTGCAGGTGTTGGCGTCGTCGGGAATATCGCTATCATCAGCAATCGCGGTATCCTTGCCAGCCACACAAATGGAAAGTTTGCAGTCACCGGCGAGTGGTGCAGCGCCAGGCGTCGGGGTGCCATCGAGCGGTACGAAGGTGCAGGAGCCGATGCTCGCATTGCACAGATCTTCGGTGCAAGGATTCGAATCTTCGCATGGATTTTGTGCATTGCACTCGATGATGCAGGTGCCGGATTTGCAAGACCCAGGGGCTTCGCCGATGGTGCACGAGGTATTCTCGTCGAGCGCCGTATGCACGGGAAAACCGTTTGCGCAAGTATCGGTCGTGCACGATTCGTCGTCGTCTTCGACGTCCGCATCGTCGATCATTGGAACGACGACTCCCTCGACGCAATCGTCACGCTTACAATCACCCGCAATTTGGCCTGCAAGCGGGCCATCCTCCACGTGCGACCATCCGCAGACGCCCTCGGACAAACACGTGTCGATGGTGCACGGGTTCTGATCGTCGCAATTCGCGTCCGCAATGCAAGGGGTCACCGGATCGGGCGCCTCGGAGACGTTGCGGTAAGGCTTGTCCGCGTCCAGAATTTGCACGCAGCTCGCGCCCGTCAGTAGCATTCCAAGCCAAACCCATTTTCGAGCGCGCATTAGAAAGTCCCTTCCAGCGCAAAATTCGCCATTCCTGGAGAAAACGCGGTCGTCACACGCACGTTCGCGCCCACGGCTTCGGGCGTACGATTCGACACCAAAACGAGCGTCACGCCCACGCCTGCAAGAAGCCCACCCACGATGAACGACGCCGTGCTGGCGTTACCCGCAGTGTGCAATCGATCGACCGCCTCCATCCCCTCGTCGTCACAGAAATACGAATCATTGCAGTGCGCATGCAATGTTTGCTTTTCCGATATGGCCATGGCGCCCGTAATGGTCCCCACCACGAGCCCCGCAGCACCGACGCCAACTCCCACAAATCCCGCGATTTTTGCCGGATCATGCTTGCGAACCGCTATAGGCCGCGGCTTCTTTTCGGCGCCGGTGCCATTCTGCGTCACGACGTGCGAAACATCGACCGCCGTTGGTTTTGCTGGGGTGAGATCAATGATCGTCGATCCACCTTTGGCGAGCGTCACGGTGCGCGTCCTATCCGGCTCGCCTGGCAACTGCACCACGATACGATGCGTGCCCGGATCCAACGGCAAAAGCACATCCAACGTCGCCGCGCGAAATTCGACATCGTCCACGATGATCTTCGATTCCGGTGGCGGCGGCGTTTCCCAAACGAATTTCACCTTCGGCAAGACCGGCTCGATGGCCTCGATTTGCGCTTTCGCCGTCGCCGCTCGCTCGGCGTGGTTCTGTCGCGTCACGCCCGTCATTGCGGCAAACGCCCGCAAATAAGCTCGATAATGCCCCACGGCCGCCACGAGCTTGCCTTCGTGATCCCGACAATTGGCGAGCGTAAATAACGTTCCGTCCTTCGGGTCCATCTGATAACTGCGCTCGAGCAGCGGACAGGCCGACGCGAAATCTCCCGCTTTCATGTAATCGACGGCTTGGTGAAACAGCTTGTCCGCCACCGCCGAAGCTTGGCCGAACGAATCAGAAGGCCATGCGAGCAAACAGCAAGAGGCCACGATCGCCCAAGTCCACGCACGCGCACGCATCACGAACCCCGGAATAACGCGAAACGAGCGCCGGCGTCAAGAAATTGCCGCGGTTACTCCGATTCTTCGTCCCAAAAGTCTCCCACGTCGTTGGGCTGCGGCTGCGAACCCGTGCGAGCTGCCGCCCGACGCGCCGCGGCACCTCGAGGATCGCCCGGCAACTGGAATGGATCACGCGGCAAACGGCGAAGAGGATCGGTCGACGTTATGGCAGTGAGGCCCACGGTGAAAAGCGCTCGAAAAATTTCCCGAGGCTGACCACCTCGCGGTTCCGGGTCGACACGGGTCGAAACGAGCTCCAAATCGATTCCCGCGCTGAAATTCCAACCGACTCGAATCGGCGACGTCACCGCGGCGCCCAATGCAAACGCCGTGGTCGCGAGCTTTCCGGTCTGCGAATTGCCGATGACAGCCCCATCGCTTTGCGGCGCGATCGCGAGGATCGAGTTTGCTCGGCGAGCCCGCGCGACGACATGCGCCAGCACATCGCGATAATTGCCGCCAGAAAACGGTCGAACCCAGCCATCTAGGAACCCCGAGTAATCCATGCCAAACCCAATTCGAGGGCCGAGCGATCGGTACCCGAGTGCGACGCCCGCACTGCCCCCGACCCGCGGGCCGAACGATCGGAGCTCGAATCG is a genomic window of Polyangiaceae bacterium containing:
- a CDS encoding protein kinase; translation: MSSDLSPGAVFAGRYRIERRIASGGMGSVYEVVHLETNRRRALKVLHANLVQSEELRARFRQEARVAAEIESEYIVDVFDAGIDAATEMPFLVMELLRGEDIRERIRRTGPLPPEEAVRCLFEASLALDKTHQARIVHRDLKPDNLYLTEREHGLPRVKVLDFGIAKIVADGTMNGQTRESLGTPLYMAPEQFLMTNNISPATDVFALGLIAYTMLVGKSYWFEESRMAGAAVAFALHASRGPQESAVARAARHGVMLPPAFDAWFFRATAANPANRYQVASAAVVDLAQALGVPFHADLASASRTGPGARFSSGIGVVAPYRPPMQSVPPGFSNTPLPSLPTPIGSGLTNAGPPSAAGRNKSIVAIAAGAVVTMLIGSIVIYQLFSTASAPAAAAPEPAAPLPVTSVSAALAAAEPDVKPVAPVEASAAPSASAAAAPTAKTTTTAKPKVTADKPVVRPTAAPTTTTKKPAGSAIWNND